A region from the Halichondria panicea chromosome 11, odHalPani1.1, whole genome shotgun sequence genome encodes:
- the LOC135344526 gene encoding cell surface glycoprotein 1-like isoform X2: MMQQQVKLLLALAALLGAANAQRGCPNQVDCTDDPCATATCPSFMDTECRVNNCSGECTADFFTTKGSRDVNVTNNCFKYFETCKEDTCNIRRKCMTYTPEVCKNGRICQNIRCEIESLPPLTCEDLVCTDDKTKCETTQTTRGTQARCVVSIPDNCDEKKCDEGMVCEVRTRGKDGVQVARCVADKKDSTNPRRGATCAEVECDEDEVCLMLSDDNGARCANPPPPTDCSQLQCEQGMDCLPTENKKRVRCVRRKEPFGDSNPTERPSGATPLPVLARSCDQLDCEPGYSCRMVANKAKNGNRQPLPTCKPDECPTRKPRGPPRSCRQLECGREEVCVTCGEGEKTRARCLATERPNMRQGNTTNPGRLGNHTKPRNTTSGNGTRPTGKPVRPTRPSGNGTRPTGRPVRPTRPSGNGTRPTGGRPTGRPVRPTRPSGNGTRPTGRPTVVRPTRPSGNGTRPTGRPVRPTRPSGNGTRPTGGRPTGRPNRPRNATTPDQRANRCKEAECRRGFRCIQVRRGERQVPTCVRVIDEVCRLGPEQREIFGKGGLTKPDEREDGKSKFEEGDMEEDDETPERPNKKEEGDDETEDDEESERRNKKEEGDDETEDEESERRNKKEEGDNETEDDEESERRNKNEEGDDETEDNEESERRNKKEEGDDETEDDDKDEDSSTPRPRPRPTNLRLPDLCSERACCPGEKCYISSTEGGRPRLAFCAPAGFTGEVPPGPPSPTCEELECGERFECRERKENGLTIGRCARKETDGPQPTGRPTVRPTRPSGNRTRPTGGRPTDRPSGNTDKPRPTGGRPTGRPSGNTDKPRPTGGKPTDRPSGNTRPTGGKPTDRPSGNTRPTGGKPTGRPSGNTDKPRPTGERPSNRPTARPRPQTESKPNPTRPSRPNPTRPSRPLKPGR; encoded by the exons ATGATGCAACAGCAAGTGAAACTGCTACTTGCACTAGCAGCTTTGCTAGGAGCAGCCAACGCTCAACGCGGATGCCCTAACCAAGTTGATTGCACCGACGATCCATGTGCGACTGCCACCTGTCCTTCCTTCATGGATACAGAATGCCGCGTCAACAACTGTTCCGGAGAATGCACTGCAGATTTCTTCACTACAAAAGGCAGTCGAGATGTGAATGTGACAAACAATTGCTTCAAATACTTCGAGACATGCAAGGAAGATACTTGCAACATACGAAGGAAATGTATGACCTACACTCCGGAGGTTTGCAAGAATGGAAGAATCTGTCAAAACATAAG GTGTGAGATTGAAAGTCTCCCTCCTTTGACTTGTGAAGATCTTGTCTGTACCGACGACAAAACAAAGTGTGAGACCACCCAGACAACCCGTGGGACACAAGCTCGCTGCGTAGTGAGTATTCCAGACAACTGTGATGAAAAAAAGTGCGATGAGGGAATGGTTTGTGAGGTCAGGACCAGAGGTAAAGATGGGGTCCAAGTTGCAAGATGTGTAGCCGACAAGAAAGACTCTACAAATCCAAGAAGGGGCGCCACGTGCGCTGAAGTTGAATGCGATGAAGACGAAGTTTGTCTCATGCTCAGTGACGACAATGGAGCAAGGTGTGCTAACCCACCGCCCCCTACTGATTGCAGCCAGCTGCAGTGTGAACAGGGAATGGATTGTTTGCCAACTGAGAATAAAAAGAGAGTTCGATGTGTACGGAGGAAAG AGCCTTTTGGAGATTCTAATCCGACAGAGCGTCCATCGGGTGCCACTCCTCTGCCAGTACTGGcaaggtcatgtgatcagcTCGACTGCGAGCCAGGCTACAGCTGTCGGATGGTGGCCAACAAAGCGAAGAATGGGAATAGACAACCATTGCCTACATGCAAGCCTGATGAATGCCCCACAAG GAAACCACGAGGTCCTCCGAGGAGTTGCAGACAGCTGGAGTGTGGGCGTGAGGAggtgtgtgtgacatgtggAGAGGGAGAGAAGACTAGAGCGAGGTGCCTAGCaactg AGAGACCAAACATGCGTCAAGGTAATACCACAAACCCAGGACGACTGGGAAACCATACCAAACCACGCAATACAACTTCGGGCAATGGAACCAGACCAACTGGCAAACCCGTACGTCCAACTAGACCCTCAG GCAATGGAACCAGACCAACCGGCAGGCCTGTACGTCCAACTAGGCCCTCAGGCAATGGAACCAGACCAACTGGAGGAAGACCAACCGGCAGGCCTGTACGTCCAACTAGACCCTCAGGCAATGGAACCAGACCAACTGGCAGGCCCACTGTTGTACGTCCAACTAGACCCTCAGGCAATGGAACCAGACCAACCGGCAGGCCTGTACGTCCAACTAGGCCCTCAGGCAATGGAACCAGACCAACTGGAGGAAGACCAACCGGCAGGCCCAACCGTCCACGTAATGCCACAACACCAGACCAACGTGCAAACAGGTGTAAAGAAGCTGAGTGTCGCCGTGGTTTCAGATGTATCCAGGTTCGTAGGGGGGAGCGTCAAGTGCCCACCTGTGTGCGTGTAATCGATGAAGTGTGTCGACTGGGCCCCGAACAAAGAGAAATTTTCGGAAAGGGTGGACTGACAAAGCCAGATGAAAGAGAAGACGGAAAGAGTAAGTTCGAAGAAGGCGATATGGAAGAAGACGACGAAACGCCAGAGAGGCCTAACAAGAAGGAGGAAGGAGACGACGAAACAGAAGACGATGAAGAGTCCGAGAGGCGTAACAAGAAGGAGGAAGGAGACGACGAAACAGAAGACGAAGAGTCCGAGAGGCGCAACAAGAAGGAGGAAGGAGACAACGAAACAGAAGACGACGAAGAGTCCGAGAGGCGTAACAAGAATGAGGAAGGAGACGACGAAACAGAAGACAATGAAGAGTCCGAGAGGCGTAACAAGAAGGAAGAAGGAGACGACGAAACAGAAGATGATGATAAGGATGAGGACAGCTCTACCCCTCGACCACGCCCACGCCCTACTAATCTCCGCCTACCCGACCTATGTTCTGAGCGAGCTTGCTGTCCTGGAGAGAAATGCTACATCAGCAGTACCGAAGGAGGAAGACCACGACTAGCTTTCTGTGCACCA GCTGGCTTCACAGGGGAAGTCCCCCCTGGTCCCCCATCCCCTACATGTGAGGAGTTAGAGTGTGGAGAAAGATTTGAATGCCGCGAGAGAAAAGAAAACGGACTAACAATCGGCAGATGTGCGAGGAAAGAAACTGACGGACCGCAACCAACCGGCAGGCCCACTGTACGTCCAACTAGACCCTCAGGCAATAGAACCAGACCTACTGGAGGAAGACCAACCGACAGGCCCTCAGGCAATACAGATAAGCCTCGTCCTACTGGAGGAAGACCAACTGGCAGGCCCTCAGGCAATACAGATAAGCCTCGTCCTACTGGAGGAAAACCAACCGACAGGCCCTCAGGCAATACTCGACCTACTGGAGGAAAACCAACCGACAGGCCCTCAGGCAATACTCGACCTACTGGAGGAAAACCAACCGGCAGGCCCTCAGGTAATACAGATAAGCCTCGACCTACTGGAGAGAGACCATCGAACAGGCCTACAGCCAGACCTCGTCCGCAAACGGAATCGAAACCAAATCCAACAAGGCCCTCAAGGCCGAATCCAACAAGGCCCTCAAGGCCTCTAAAGCCTGGACGCTAA